In Deltaproteobacteria bacterium, a genomic segment contains:
- a CDS encoding acetolactate synthase, translating into MNIKERYAVKQLSIFLENRKGRLLEVTEVLKNAQINIRALAMAESAEFGILRLVVNNPELARNILASGGFTVRLQDVFAVEVDDRPGSFCEVVRALSNADVNIDYTYAFVGNSHKAVLVFRVPEGLLEKALVAVRDAGVALVHPQFFYR; encoded by the coding sequence TCTTCCTCGAAAACAGGAAGGGGAGGCTTCTCGAGGTCACAGAGGTACTTAAGAATGCGCAGATCAATATACGCGCCTTGGCCATGGCTGAATCCGCTGAGTTCGGGATCCTCCGGCTCGTGGTGAACAACCCGGAGCTTGCGAGAAACATCCTGGCCTCCGGAGGTTTCACGGTCAGGCTTCAGGACGTCTTTGCCGTCGAGGTGGATGACCGTCCTGGAAGTTTTTGCGAGGTCGTTCGGGCCCTTTCGAACGCGGATGTGAATATCGATTACACATACGCCTTTGTCGGCAATTCCCACAAGGCAGTCCTTGTCTTCCGGGTTCCGGAAGGGCTCCTTGAAAAGGCCCTTGTGGCCGTTAGGGATGCGGGTGTGGCCCTGGTCCACCCCCAGTTTTTTTATCGATGA